In one window of Arachis ipaensis cultivar K30076 chromosome B06, Araip1.1, whole genome shotgun sequence DNA:
- the LOC107648194 gene encoding alpha carbonic anhydrase 7-like, translating to MAHQSHISTAFLLISITILFHSALLTTAALVEPGYKYNEKSKEGPEHWGDLKKEWEACKNGDMQSPIDLSNKRVQVVPITSREMRMHYKPQRAILANRGHDIAVKWQGDAGYLDINGTHFFLQQAHWHWPSEHTINGRTYDLELHMVHVNTQPDGTNKTAVFALLYKYGSMPDPFLSKLGKYMMEIHEEEEEEKSIGVVHPLEIKMGGHMHYRYMGSLTAPPCTEGVIWTINKKIRSVSREQVKLMKETVLKYYAKRNARPLQHLNEREVQLYRIAKSKNKY from the exons ATGGCTCATCAAAGCCACATATCCACTGCATTTTTGCTAATATCAATAACAATCCTTTTTCATTCCGCGTTGTTAACCACAGCTGCTCTTGTTGAACCTG GGTACAAATATAATGAAAAGAGCAAGGAGGGACCTGAACATTGGGGAGATCTTAAGAAAGAATGGGAAGCATGTAAAAACGGGGACATGCAATCTCCTATTGATTTGTCCAATAAGAGAGTGCAAGTGGTGCCAATCACATCAAGGGAGATGAGGATGCACTACAAGCCTCAACGTGCTATTCTCGCTAACAGAGGCCACGACATCGCGGTCAAATGGCAGGGAGATGCTGGCTACCTTGACATCAATGGAACACACTTCTTCCTCCAACAAGCCCACTGGCACTGGCCTTCCGAGCATACCATCAACGGCCGAACCTATGACTTGGAGCTCCACATGGTTCATGTAAACACCCAGCCTGATGGAACAAATAAGACCGCTGTGTTTGCTCTTCTCTACAAATATGGCTCAATGCCCGATCCATTTTTGTCTAAG TTGGGGAAGTATATGATGGAGATtcatgaggaagaggaggaggagaaaagcATAGGAGTGGTTCATCCCTTGGAAATCAAGATGGGTGGCCATATGCACTACAGGTACATGGGATCTCTCACTGCTCCTCCTTGCACTGAAGGTGTCATTTGGACTATCAATAAAAAG ATAAGAAGTGTTTCAAGGGAGCAAGTGAAGTTGATGAAAGAAACAGTACTTAAATAT TATGCAAAAAGGAATGCGAGGCCACTGCAGCACCTTAACGAGCGAGAGGTACAACTCTACCGGATAGCAAAGTCAAAGAACAAATATTAA